In Malus sylvestris chromosome 16, drMalSylv7.2, whole genome shotgun sequence, the following are encoded in one genomic region:
- the LOC126608057 gene encoding MOB kinase activator-like 1B — MSLFGLGRNQRTFRPKKSAPSGSKGAQLRKHIDATLGSGNLREAVKLPTGEDLNEWLAVNTVDFFNQVNLLYGTLTEFCTPENCPTMTAGPKYEYRWADGVLIKKPIEVSAPKYVEYLMDWIESQLDDESIFPQKLGAPFPPNFREVVKTIFKRLFRVYAHIYHSHFQKIVSLKEEAHLNTCFKHFILFTCEFVLIDKKELAPLQELIESIVVPY, encoded by the exons ATGAGTCTCTTCGGTCTGGGCAG AAACCAGAGGACATTCCGCCCAAAAAAAAGTGCACCTTCAGGGAGCAAG GGTGCTCAGCTTAGAAAGCATATTGATGCTACACTTGGTAGCGGCAACCTAAGAGAGGCAGTAAAACTTCCAACTGGAGAAGATTTAAATGAATGGCTTGCTGTCaaca CTGTGGATTTCTTCAATCAGGTCAACTTGTTGTATGGTACCCTCACAGAGTTCTGTACTCCAGAGAATTGTCCTACAATGACTGCAGGCCCCAA GTATGAGTATAGGTGGGCCGATGGTGTACTAATTAAGAAACCTATTGAGGTTTCGGCTCCAAAATATGTTGAATATCTAATGGACTGGATTGAATCTCAACTTGATGATGAATCCATATTTCCCCAAAAGCTTG GTGCACCATTTCCCCCCAATTTCAGGGAGGTTGTGAAGACGATATTCAAAAGATTGTTCCGTGTATATGCCCACATATATCACTCTCATTTCCAGAaaattgtgagccttaaggagGAGGCCCATTTAAATACTTGCTTCAAGCATTTCATACTATTTACCTGT gaaTTCGTGCTAATTGACAAGAAGGAGCTAGCTCCGCTGCAAGAGCTTATAGAATCCATCGTTGTTCCTTATTGA